A single region of the Bacillota bacterium genome encodes:
- a CDS encoding RnfABCDGE type electron transport complex subunit B — protein sequence MIMPILYAVLALSIMGLLFGITLAFASKIFAVEKDERIPQIQEVLTGANCGGCGYAGCSAFATAVAEGRAKINGCPVGGTKVAAKVAAIMGTEEIAEERKNAFVRCAGSANSAIKKYEYKGEHDCNAVMRLGGGDKMCKYACIGFGTCVKACSFGALKIENGVAVVDKEKCTACGLCISSCPKNLITLTPYDSAYAVACSSLDKGPAVRKQCSVGCISCRICEKACEFGAIAIINNVAQIDFEKCTGCGVCAEKCPSKIIHCNN from the coding sequence ATGATAATGCCAATTTTATATGCGGTGCTCGCCCTTAGCATTATGGGGCTTTTATTTGGTATAACGCTTGCATTCGCATCAAAAATATTTGCTGTTGAAAAAGACGAAAGAATACCTCAGATACAAGAAGTCCTTACTGGTGCAAACTGCGGTGGATGCGGATATGCCGGATGCTCCGCTTTTGCAACAGCAGTTGCTGAGGGAAGAGCAAAAATCAACGGCTGTCCTGTTGGAGGCACAAAAGTTGCTGCTAAAGTAGCCGCAATCATGGGTACAGAAGAAATAGCCGAGGAAAGAAAAAATGCATTTGTACGTTGTGCAGGATCAGCAAACTCAGCAATAAAAAAATACGAATACAAAGGCGAACACGACTGCAACGCTGTTATGCGTTTAGGCGGTGGAGACAAAATGTGCAAATACGCCTGTATCGGTTTTGGCACCTGCGTAAAAGCATGTTCATTCGGTGCATTAAAAATCGAAAACGGGGTTGCTGTTGTTGATAAAGAAAAATGCACCGCATGTGGTTTATGTATTTCTTCCTGCCCTAAGAATCTAATAACGCTTACGCCATACGACAGTGCATATGCCGTTGCCTGTTCATCGCTCGATAAAGGTCCTGCTGTTCGCAAGCAGTGCAGCGTCGGATGCATTTCCTGCCGCATTTGCGAAAAAGCCTGTGAATTTGGAGCAATTGCGATTATAAACAACGTTGCTCAAATAGACTTTGAAAAATGCACCGGTTGTGGAGTGTGTGCCGAAAAATGTCCTTCTAAAATCATACATTGTAATAATTAA